One Alkaliphilus sp. B6464 genomic window carries:
- a CDS encoding TIGR03936 family radical SAM-associated protein, whose amino-acid sequence MITIRSRFYKKGDMVFISHLDLVRVFERAVRRANIPVAYTQGFNPRPIMAFATALGVGVVSEGEYIDIQLSEKLDSNSFTEKLNNVLPEGLKIIKSLAISNKEQSLMSIISSSTYLVKLQTKDILFKENIEGYIKEFLHYESIIELKEKKKKPHHKNRKPEFREVNIRPLIKEVELFCIDNHEVILKMHLAAGSEANLKPDIVISKLKEITNLEIVEDKTRVQRLDLFKEENGEYITPLDKVDIME is encoded by the coding sequence ATGATAACCATACGATCTAGATTTTATAAAAAGGGAGACATGGTGTTTATTTCGCATCTAGACCTAGTAAGAGTTTTTGAGAGGGCAGTTAGGAGGGCTAATATACCTGTTGCTTATACACAAGGATTTAACCCTAGGCCTATTATGGCATTTGCTACTGCCTTAGGTGTTGGAGTAGTTAGCGAGGGGGAATATATTGACATACAGTTAAGTGAAAAGTTAGATTCTAATTCATTTACAGAGAAGTTAAACAATGTATTGCCAGAAGGATTAAAAATAATTAAAAGTTTAGCAATTAGCAATAAAGAACAATCATTAATGTCTATTATTTCGAGTTCTACTTACTTGGTAAAATTACAAACAAAAGATATATTATTTAAAGAGAATATTGAAGGATATATAAAGGAATTTTTACATTATGAATCAATAATAGAACTAAAGGAAAAAAAGAAAAAACCTCACCATAAAAATAGAAAACCAGAGTTTAGAGAGGTTAATATTAGACCATTAATTAAAGAGGTTGAACTATTCTGTATAGATAACCATGAAGTCATTCTAAAAATGCATTTAGCAGCTGGCAGTGAAGCTAATCTTAAGCCAGATATAGTTATTAGTAAATTAAAAGAAATTACTAATCTAGAAATAGTAGAAGATAAAACGAGGGTTCAGAGATTAGACCTATTTAAGGAGGAAAATGGAGAGTACATAACTCCTTTGGATAAAGTGGATATTATGGAGTAA
- the minE gene encoding cell division topological specificity factor MinE, whose protein sequence is MDLWKFFSRDSETSKNVAKERLKLVLVHDRTNCSPHFLDMVKGDIIKVISDYMEIDEDGLDIKLTKTKRDYDDSSVPALVANIPIKKMKDRSR, encoded by the coding sequence ATGGATTTATGGAAATTTTTTAGTCGGGACTCTGAAACAAGTAAAAATGTAGCCAAAGAAAGATTGAAATTAGTTTTAGTTCATGATAGAACAAACTGCTCTCCTCACTTTCTAGATATGGTTAAGGGAGACATAATTAAGGTTATTTCTGATTATATGGAAATTGATGAGGATGGGCTGGATATTAAGTTAACTAAAACTAAAAGAGACTATGATGATTCAAGTGTTCCAGCGTTAGTTGCAAATATCCCCATTAAGAAGATGAAAGATCGTAGCCGTTAG
- the rplU gene encoding 50S ribosomal protein L21, giving the protein MYAIIETGGKQYRVQEGDTLFVEKLEANQGDVVTIDSVLAVSKDGKLTVGSPVVNGAKVEAKVVEQGKGKKIIVFKYKPKKDYRRKQGHRQPYTKLVIEKINA; this is encoded by the coding sequence ATGTACGCAATTATTGAAACAGGTGGAAAACAATACAGAGTTCAAGAAGGAGATACACTATTTGTTGAAAAATTAGAGGCTAATCAAGGTGATGTAGTTACTATTGATAGTGTATTAGCAGTTTCAAAAGACGGTAAATTAACTGTTGGTAGTCCAGTAGTTAATGGCGCTAAAGTTGAAGCTAAGGTTGTTGAACAAGGAAAAGGTAAGAAGATCATCGTTTTCAAATATAAGCCAAAGAAGGACTATAGAAGAAAACAAGGTCATCGTCAACCTTACACAAAATTAGTGATTGAAAAAATTAATGCTTAG
- a CDS encoding site-2 protease family protein has product MNLFKIFNIEIKISYLIFFILIFSMFFNYFIELLILIIIVLIHELAHCCLCIYYDIEVSEVKLFAFGGVAKFRGDIETDSKREIVIALAGPLSNFILSITLIFIVNIFNIEMNNIIHFCLVANLTIGTFNLIPTLPLDGGRIIRGIIGYYVGIKKATYIVVRLGYIVCILLFGIGIYLTLVYNIEYIFFNMLSIYIFVSNRKEKNRIDFIFVKNLVLKKKSLFSEGIMDAKYVIAMEFIDIKKIFDEFTLEKYHIITVINTKGKVIGSLSESEIIDAIINQDNNITLGYLIDIYKQRLS; this is encoded by the coding sequence ATGAATTTATTTAAAATATTTAATATAGAAATAAAAATTAGTTATTTGATTTTTTTCATACTGATTTTCAGTATGTTTTTTAATTATTTTATTGAACTGCTAATATTAATTATAATTGTTTTAATACACGAATTAGCTCATTGCTGTTTATGTATTTACTATGATATAGAAGTATCCGAGGTGAAGTTGTTTGCTTTCGGTGGAGTGGCTAAATTTCGAGGTGATATTGAGACTGATTCCAAACGTGAAATTGTTATTGCACTAGCAGGACCTCTATCTAATTTTATACTCAGTATTACTTTAATTTTTATAGTAAATATATTTAATATTGAAATGAATAATATAATACATTTTTGCCTAGTAGCTAACTTAACTATAGGTACATTTAACCTTATTCCTACACTGCCATTAGATGGTGGAAGGATTATAAGAGGAATTATCGGATACTATGTTGGGATTAAGAAGGCTACGTATATTGTAGTAAGGTTAGGCTATATTGTCTGTATATTATTGTTTGGGATTGGAATATATTTAACATTGGTTTATAATATAGAATATATTTTTTTTAATATGCTATCTATTTATATATTTGTATCTAATAGAAAAGAGAAAAATAGGATTGATTTTATCTTTGTTAAAAATCTTGTTTTGAAAAAAAAATCCCTATTTAGTGAAGGAATTATGGATGCTAAATATGTAATAGCTATGGAATTTATCGACATAAAAAAAATATTTGATGAATTTACGCTTGAAAAATACCATATTATAACAGTTATAAATACAAAAGGTAAAGTTATAGGAAGTTTATCAGAAAGTGAGATTATAGATGCTATTATTAATCAGGATAACAATATCACTTTAGGATATCTAATAGATATTTATAAACAAAGACTAAGTTAA
- the minC gene encoding septum site-determining protein MinC, protein MIQENVIEFKGTRKGILICIKPQYDFEVIKEHLINKIEKTQSFFKGAKIFDIYCDTLTTEEKEELQMLMATRYKIHVLKPEEREALNKAESTEEIFAGVIEGKTKFIQGTLRSGQNISYKGNVVVLGDVNPGAQITAYGNIIVMGSLRGVAHAGANGNMDACVAAFHLDPTQLRISDVITRAPDGDYEKPKIPELARVKGNMVYIEPYLNKK, encoded by the coding sequence ATGATTCAGGAAAATGTGATAGAGTTTAAAGGAACCAGAAAAGGGATTTTAATTTGTATTAAGCCACAATATGATTTTGAAGTTATAAAAGAGCATTTAATTAACAAAATAGAAAAAACACAATCATTTTTTAAGGGTGCTAAAATTTTCGATATATATTGTGATACTTTGACAACTGAAGAGAAGGAAGAATTACAAATGTTGATGGCGACAAGATATAAAATACATGTTTTAAAGCCAGAAGAAAGAGAGGCTTTAAATAAAGCTGAGTCTACTGAAGAAATTTTTGCAGGGGTCATTGAAGGAAAAACAAAGTTTATTCAAGGTACTTTAAGATCAGGACAAAATATAAGCTATAAAGGAAATGTGGTTGTATTAGGAGATGTTAATCCAGGTGCTCAAATAACTGCATACGGAAATATTATTGTTATGGGTAGTTTGCGTGGAGTGGCCCATGCTGGAGCAAATGGCAACATGGATGCCTGTGTAGCTGCTTTTCATTTAGATCCTACTCAACTCCGAATTTCAGATGTTATAACTAGGGCGCCAGATGGTGATTATGAAAAACCAAAAATTCCAGAATTAGCCAGAGTAAAAGGAAATATGGTATATATTGAACCTTATTTAAACAAAAAATAA
- a CDS encoding TIGR03960 family B12-binding radical SAM protein: MHKLQIDDLLYNVEKPARYLGNELNSVHKIVDENMIRFAFCFPDVYEVGMSHLGMQILYNLLNRQESIFCERVFTPAIDMEEEMNKNNIPLFALESRQPIRNFDFVGFTLQYELSYTNILNMLKLAGIPIYSGDRKDEDPIIIVGGPCVYNCEPIADFIDIAVLGEAEEVILEITDLYNKLKKGNYNRLEFLKQAALIEGVYIPSLYDVNYNEDGTINGVIPKFEGIPKIIRKRIIENLDDVFYPEEIIVPYLNIVHDRIMMEVFRGCIRGCRFCQAGIIYRPVREKSFDRLQEITKNLVSSTGYDEISLASLSTSDYSQLEDLVRHLIDEYGSKKIGISLPSLRLDNFSLQLIEEIQKVRKTGLTFAPEAGSQRLRDVINKGITEEDLINATENAFNSGWSSVKLYFMIGLPTETDTDIIGIKDLAFKVVDAYYKTPKEQRGKGLNVTVSASTFVPKPFTPFQWEPQSTLDEIYAKQKLLVSELKHKNITFNYHDSKTSLLEAVFAKGDRRLSKVLEIALEEGCKFDGWIEHFNFDKWMAIFDKANIDPAFYANRRREYDEILPWDHIDVGVSKQFLIRESENAKNEKVTANCRTSCAGCGVNQIFTGGIC, encoded by the coding sequence ATGCACAAGTTACAAATCGATGATTTATTATATAATGTAGAAAAACCGGCTAGGTATTTAGGGAATGAGTTAAATAGTGTACATAAAATAGTTGATGAAAATATGATTAGATTTGCTTTTTGTTTTCCAGATGTTTATGAGGTAGGGATGAGTCACCTTGGAATGCAGATTTTATATAATTTACTAAATAGACAAGAAAGCATTTTCTGCGAAAGGGTTTTTACACCAGCCATAGATATGGAGGAGGAAATGAATAAGAATAATATTCCTCTATTTGCCTTAGAGAGCAGACAGCCTATTAGAAATTTTGATTTCGTAGGATTTACGCTGCAATACGAACTAAGCTATACTAACATATTAAATATGTTAAAACTAGCAGGCATCCCTATTTATAGTGGAGATAGAAAAGACGAAGACCCTATTATAATTGTAGGTGGGCCTTGTGTGTACAATTGTGAGCCAATAGCAGATTTTATTGATATAGCAGTATTAGGAGAAGCAGAAGAAGTAATTTTAGAGATTACAGATCTGTATAATAAATTGAAAAAGGGTAATTATAATAGACTTGAATTCTTAAAGCAAGCTGCTTTAATAGAAGGAGTGTATATTCCTTCACTTTATGATGTAAATTATAATGAGGATGGAACTATTAATGGAGTCATTCCAAAGTTTGAGGGAATACCAAAGATAATACGCAAAAGAATAATTGAAAATTTAGATGATGTATTTTATCCTGAGGAAATTATTGTGCCATATTTAAACATTGTTCATGATAGAATCATGATGGAAGTTTTTAGAGGATGTATTAGGGGCTGTCGTTTTTGCCAAGCAGGTATTATATATAGACCTGTAAGAGAAAAATCTTTTGATAGGTTACAGGAGATAACAAAGAATCTTGTTTCAAGCACAGGATATGATGAAATTTCACTAGCATCTTTAAGTACCAGTGATTATTCACAATTGGAAGATTTAGTTAGACATTTAATAGATGAATATGGCAGCAAAAAAATAGGTATATCATTACCTTCTTTAAGATTAGATAATTTTTCTCTTCAATTAATTGAAGAAATTCAAAAGGTTAGAAAAACTGGGCTAACATTTGCACCAGAAGCCGGAAGTCAAAGGCTTCGAGATGTTATTAATAAAGGAATAACAGAAGAAGACCTAATTAATGCTACTGAAAATGCATTTAATTCTGGTTGGAGTAGTGTAAAATTATATTTTATGATTGGCTTGCCTACCGAAACAGATACGGATATTATAGGAATTAAAGATCTGGCCTTTAAGGTAGTCGATGCTTATTACAAAACTCCGAAGGAACAAAGGGGAAAAGGATTGAATGTTACAGTAAGTGCTTCTACTTTTGTACCAAAACCATTTACACCTTTCCAATGGGAACCACAATCTACATTAGATGAAATATATGCAAAACAGAAATTGTTAGTATCAGAGCTTAAGCATAAAAATATTACATTTAACTATCACGATTCTAAAACAAGTTTACTAGAAGCCGTATTTGCTAAGGGAGATAGGCGACTTTCAAAGGTGCTTGAAATTGCATTAGAAGAAGGTTGTAAATTTGATGGTTGGATAGAACATTTTAATTTTGATAAGTGGATGGCTATATTCGATAAGGCAAATATTGATCCAGCTTTTTATGCTAATAGACGTAGAGAATATGACGAAATATTGCCATGGGATCATATTGATGTAGGAGTTAGCAAGCAATTTTTAATAAGAGAAAGTGAAAATGCTAAAAATGAAAAGGTGACAGCTAATTGTAGGACAAGTTGTGCTGGCTGTGGAGTTAATCAAATTTTTACAGGAGGAATATGCTAA
- a CDS encoding murein hydrolase activator EnvC family protein, producing MVTGKNRANSSNNLFVKRKLCINSTSYHNWLRKTFTRTIISIILIMLVLIIQMLNFQAPKNALNFVEEKLEHNASLNTYIAGTKKLYAHVKLFGGKALETMKLEGKVENKFILPVDGEIISYFNENIGRTSNVSKGLIFSSDTGKNIYSVDDGVIIDIGANKFIGNYIIIKHKGELLSVYKYLDTNHVELNQRVEKGQVIGTSSEKLLLEVWYRNEAIDPIKYIDLSMKQL from the coding sequence ATGGTTACAGGAAAAAACAGAGCAAATTCTTCTAACAATTTATTTGTAAAAAGAAAACTATGTATCAACTCTACAAGCTATCATAATTGGCTTAGGAAAACATTTACTAGAACTATTATTTCGATTATATTGATTATGTTAGTATTAATTATTCAAATGTTAAATTTTCAAGCACCAAAAAATGCATTAAATTTTGTAGAGGAAAAATTAGAACATAATGCAAGCCTAAATACTTATATAGCAGGGACAAAGAAATTATATGCACATGTTAAGCTATTTGGAGGCAAAGCATTAGAAACAATGAAGCTAGAAGGTAAAGTAGAAAACAAATTTATATTACCAGTAGATGGAGAGATAATTTCTTATTTTAATGAAAATATTGGTAGGACATCAAATGTATCAAAAGGTTTAATTTTTTCTAGTGATACAGGAAAAAATATTTATTCTGTTGATGATGGTGTTATTATTGATATTGGAGCAAATAAATTTATTGGCAACTATATTATTATAAAGCATAAAGGAGAATTGTTATCTGTATATAAATATCTTGATACTAACCATGTAGAGTTAAATCAAAGGGTAGAAAAGGGTCAAGTAATAGGAACTTCATCTGAAAAGCTTTTGTTAGAAGTATGGTATCGAAATGAGGCTATTGATCCTATTAAATATATAGATTTAAGTATGAAACAATTATAA
- a CDS encoding Rne/Rng family ribonuclease: protein MNQIIVDVGINENRLALVEDEELVELYIERQNNKRIVGNIYKGRVVNVLPGMQAAFVDIGLEKNCFLYVKDALGQEFFNKDEDQYNDISIKDVVKQGQEIIVQVIKEPIASKGARVTTNITLPGRYLVLMPHTTYVGVSRKISCSDERSRLKEEIEELKPDNMGIIVRTVAEGKNKDDFKEDIKFLLKLWQKIEKEKKLGFAPRVIYKDFDLINKTIRDTFSKNIDKFIINDPDEYKSAMELVELLSPHLKDRISYFDETTDIFGYYKIESQVNKSLNRTIWLKSGGYIVLDSTEALTVIDVNTGKYVGSIDLEDTVLNTNLEAAIEIAKQLRLRDIGGIIIIDFIDMTNEEDDQKVLDALEKALNKDRTKSKVLGMTELGLVEMTRKKVRQRLESLLQKKCPCCDGTGRLLNEYTLLHKFEKEMTRISVHTNSQAVVFEVHPTVSQIFKQEDGVVKEIENKTDLKSFVLSNPFLHYNDIVVKAMGNIQTINKLIDEIDS from the coding sequence ATGAACCAAATTATAGTTGATGTTGGGATTAATGAGAATAGACTAGCACTAGTGGAAGATGAAGAGCTAGTTGAACTATATATAGAAAGACAAAATAATAAACGTATAGTTGGCAATATTTATAAAGGTAGAGTGGTTAATGTTCTTCCAGGAATGCAAGCCGCCTTTGTTGATATTGGATTAGAAAAAAATTGTTTTCTTTATGTTAAAGATGCTCTAGGCCAAGAATTTTTTAATAAGGATGAAGATCAATATAATGACATATCGATAAAAGATGTTGTTAAGCAGGGTCAAGAAATAATAGTACAGGTAATTAAAGAGCCAATTGCTAGCAAAGGTGCTAGAGTAACTACAAATATAACATTACCTGGAAGATATCTAGTTTTAATGCCACATACTACATATGTTGGTGTATCTAGAAAAATAAGTTGTTCAGACGAACGAAGCCGATTAAAGGAAGAAATTGAAGAATTGAAACCAGATAATATGGGCATAATTGTTAGAACTGTGGCTGAAGGAAAAAACAAAGATGATTTTAAGGAAGATATAAAGTTTTTACTAAAACTATGGCAGAAGATTGAGAAAGAAAAAAAATTAGGTTTTGCTCCAAGAGTGATATATAAGGATTTTGATTTGATAAATAAAACGATCCGTGACACCTTTAGTAAGAATATAGATAAATTTATTATAAATGATCCTGATGAATATAAAAGTGCTATGGAACTAGTTGAACTATTATCGCCACATTTGAAGGATAGAATTTCTTATTTCGACGAAACTACTGACATATTCGGATATTATAAGATAGAGTCTCAGGTTAACAAGTCATTAAATAGAACAATATGGCTAAAAAGTGGTGGTTATATTGTGCTGGATAGCACGGAAGCTCTTACAGTTATAGATGTAAATACAGGTAAGTATGTAGGGAGTATTGATTTAGAGGATACAGTTTTGAATACTAATCTAGAGGCAGCTATTGAAATTGCTAAACAATTAAGATTGCGGGATATAGGTGGAATTATCATAATTGACTTTATAGATATGACAAATGAAGAAGATGATCAAAAGGTATTGGATGCCCTAGAAAAAGCTTTAAATAAAGATCGGACTAAAAGTAAGGTTTTAGGAATGACAGAATTAGGATTAGTCGAAATGACAAGAAAAAAGGTTAGGCAAAGACTAGAATCATTATTACAAAAAAAATGTCCATGTTGTGATGGAACAGGTAGATTATTAAATGAATACACATTATTACATAAGTTTGAAAAGGAAATGACTAGAATTAGCGTACACACTAATTCTCAAGCTGTTGTATTTGAAGTTCATCCAACGGTTTCACAGATTTTCAAACAGGAAGATGGAGTAGTAAAAGAAATAGAAAACAAAACTGATTTAAAATCATTTGTACTTTCTAACCCATTTTTACACTACAATGACATAGTAGTAAAGGCCATGGGGAACATTCAAACTATAAATAAGCTAATAGATGAAATTGACAGCTAA
- a CDS encoding penicillin-binding transpeptidase domain-containing protein, with protein MFLKKLKDRYNIIILVFAIIIAVIILRLATLMIVEGQYYREQAENRIFKNIPLSAPRGEIRDKYGRLLAGNRPSFTVQIMRNEIDSNKINQVSLDLVNILEKNDDKYTDEFPIVITEAGEYTFTYDIDLASWKETYGLVGVKDGEEAFKILKERYGIEVEDPYEAQLKLLEIPDLTVPISIKEATRWRYTDELKKEDWLKSYGFEDLDISAIDAFNKIKKNYEIPDEYSFEDARKIMVIRQQIRSNGYLQYNPVKIAQDISSRSVAQIEENILDLPGISVVIESIRYYPEGELAAHLIGSLGKIAQQHEIDKYIKELNYLPGDIIGKTGLEHKFEEILKGQDGYQKVIVDSRGRLVEVLERKDPIPGDTLYLSMDINLQKRTEEVLEEVLKAIQTGGTYETKWGKSNFLGTSGIRANAKSGAVVVTDVKTGDVLALASYPSYDPNLFATGISTADWQSLMPENERDLLAPRPLLNMALSTAVQPGSTFKMLVGLAGLEQGLSPNYKILDKGYIKVGGHSFGNWLWNQNRRTMGYQNLAEAIRDSNNYYFYSLANGYDYGAGKPLPIKMSPEILIDYTKRFGLNDRTGIEIDIPREKSGGVPSIERKLTTVKAMLNNYLNRQMKLEDLDPNKVTPNADNLETIIQEIVSWADENPSRGTVEKRMIELGVKKEKASIYTDVAKYNYFNQAKWSVADTMNFSIGQGEHAYTPIQMANFMAMLANDGYKYKVSVVDKIKSIENGNIEEYPTELIERIELNDYNNLDEIRRGMHEVTATGSVRSHFNNFPIDVAAKTGTAQKSGKIPPVDEVEYLKTHLSKFGVSLQQVEARMLELKSKNKDSAKYMDDAFVMREAIKQLNPKIRDKDIDQFKPNYDNYTWFTGFAPYDNPQIAISILIPQGGSGGYGAPIFREIVAEYMGLNATDDNENLNIENRLLK; from the coding sequence ATGTTTTTAAAAAAATTAAAAGATCGTTATAATATAATTATTTTGGTATTCGCTATTATTATTGCTGTTATAATTTTAAGATTAGCAACTTTAATGATAGTAGAAGGACAGTATTATCGTGAACAAGCAGAAAATAGAATTTTTAAAAACATTCCTTTAAGTGCTCCAAGGGGCGAAATTAGGGATAAATATGGTAGATTATTGGCTGGGAATAGGCCTAGTTTTACTGTGCAAATTATGAGAAATGAAATAGATAGTAATAAAATAAATCAGGTGTCATTGGATTTAGTAAATATATTAGAGAAAAATGATGATAAATATACAGATGAATTTCCAATTGTAATAACAGAAGCCGGGGAGTATACCTTTACTTATGATATAGATTTAGCTAGTTGGAAGGAAACTTATGGGTTGGTAGGAGTTAAAGACGGAGAAGAAGCTTTCAAAATTTTAAAGGAAAGATATGGTATTGAGGTAGAAGATCCTTATGAGGCACAACTAAAGCTCCTAGAAATTCCAGATTTAACTGTACCTATATCTATAAAAGAGGCAACTAGATGGAGGTATACAGATGAATTAAAAAAAGAAGATTGGCTTAAAAGCTATGGATTTGAAGATTTAGATATAAGTGCTATAGATGCATTTAATAAGATTAAGAAAAACTATGAAATACCTGATGAATATTCTTTTGAAGATGCAAGAAAAATTATGGTTATTCGCCAACAAATAAGAAGTAATGGATACTTGCAGTATAACCCTGTAAAGATAGCTCAAGATATCTCATCACGTTCTGTGGCACAAATTGAAGAGAATATTTTAGATTTACCAGGGATAAGTGTGGTAATTGAGTCAATTAGATATTATCCTGAAGGAGAATTGGCCGCTCATTTAATAGGGTCTTTAGGGAAGATTGCGCAACAACATGAAATAGATAAATATATTAAAGAATTAAACTATTTACCGGGGGATATTATAGGGAAAACAGGCCTTGAGCATAAATTTGAAGAAATATTAAAAGGGCAAGATGGTTACCAAAAAGTAATTGTAGATTCTAGAGGAAGACTTGTTGAAGTTTTAGAAAGAAAGGACCCAATTCCTGGAGATACATTATATTTATCAATGGATATTAACTTGCAAAAAAGAACAGAAGAAGTTCTAGAAGAAGTTCTAAAAGCAATTCAAACTGGAGGAACTTATGAAACTAAGTGGGGGAAAAGCAACTTTTTAGGTACAAGTGGAATTAGGGCAAATGCTAAGTCGGGTGCTGTTGTAGTAACAGATGTTAAAACTGGTGATGTTCTAGCTCTAGCAAGCTATCCATCTTATGATCCTAATCTTTTTGCTACAGGCATAAGCACAGCAGATTGGCAAAGTTTAATGCCAGAAAATGAAAGAGATCTTTTAGCTCCTAGGCCTTTATTAAATATGGCTTTAAGTACAGCAGTACAGCCTGGTTCTACTTTTAAAATGCTTGTTGGCTTAGCGGGTTTGGAGCAAGGACTTAGTCCTAATTATAAAATTTTAGACAAAGGATATATTAAAGTTGGAGGACACTCATTCGGTAACTGGCTATGGAATCAAAATAGAAGAACCATGGGTTATCAAAATTTAGCAGAGGCTATTAGAGATTCTAATAACTATTATTTTTACTCTTTAGCTAATGGATATGATTATGGTGCTGGAAAACCTCTTCCAATTAAAATGAGTCCAGAAATATTAATTGACTATACTAAAAGATTTGGACTAAATGATCGTACAGGTATAGAAATTGATATACCAAGGGAAAAATCTGGGGGAGTTCCTAGCATTGAAAGAAAATTAACAACAGTTAAGGCTATGCTTAATAACTATTTAAATAGACAAATGAAATTAGAAGATCTAGACCCAAATAAAGTTACACCGAATGCTGATAATCTAGAAACAATTATACAAGAAATTGTAAGTTGGGCAGATGAAAATCCATCCAGAGGAACTGTTGAGAAAAGGATGATTGAGTTAGGAGTAAAAAAAGAAAAAGCTAGTATATACACAGATGTTGCAAAGTATAATTATTTTAACCAAGCAAAATGGAGTGTAGCTGATACTATGAACTTTTCAATTGGGCAAGGAGAACATGCATACACACCTATTCAAATGGCAAACTTTATGGCCATGCTGGCTAATGATGGGTATAAATATAAAGTAAGTGTTGTTGATAAAATTAAATCAATTGAGAATGGAAATATCGAAGAGTATCCTACTGAGCTAATAGAAAGAATTGAATTAAATGATTACAACAACTTAGATGAAATAAGACGTGGAATGCATGAAGTTACAGCAACAGGTTCAGTTAGATCTCATTTCAATAATTTTCCAATTGATGTTGCTGCTAAAACAGGTACTGCTCAAAAATCTGGTAAGATTCCACCAGTGGATGAAGTTGAATATTTAAAAACTCATCTATCAAAATTTGGTGTTTCTTTGCAGCAAGTAGAGGCAAGAATGCTTGAACTAAAGAGCAAAAATAAAGATAGTGCCAAATATATGGACGATGCTTTTGTTATGAGAGAAGCTATTAAGCAACTAAATCCTAAAATTAGGGATAAAGATATTGATCAATTTAAACCTAATTATGATAACTACACTTGGTTTACTGGATTTGCTCCTTATGATAATCCTCAAATTGCAATTTCAATTCTTATTCCACAAGGTGGCTCAGGAGGATACGGTGCTCCTATTTTTAGAGAGATTGTAGCAGAATATATGGGTTTAAATGCAACTGATGATAATGAGAATCTTAATATTGAAAACAGGTTGCTTAAATAA
- the minD gene encoding septum site-determining protein MinD — MGEVIVITSGKGGVGKTTTTANLGTGLAQLGYKVVVVDADIGLRNLDVVMGLENRIVYDIVDVVDGVCRLKQGLIKDKRYEGLHLLPAAQTKDKNSISTEQMQKLTLELKENFDYVLIDCPAGIEQGFKNAIAGADRAVVVTTPEISAVRDADRIIGLLEASEIRDPLLIINRIRIDMVKRGDMMNIDDMIDILAIDLLGVIPDDETIVISTNKGEPVVTDSNSLAGQAYRNITRRITGENVSFINMESEEGFMSKLKKIFGLAK; from the coding sequence ATGGGTGAAGTCATTGTAATAACCTCTGGAAAAGGAGGGGTAGGAAAAACAACTACTACAGCTAATTTAGGTACTGGATTGGCACAGTTAGGGTATAAGGTTGTAGTAGTGGATGCTGATATTGGATTAAGAAACCTAGATGTAGTAATGGGCTTAGAAAATCGAATAGTTTATGACATTGTCGATGTAGTTGACGGTGTTTGTAGATTAAAACAGGGCCTAATAAAGGATAAGAGATACGAAGGACTACATTTACTACCAGCAGCACAAACTAAGGATAAAAACTCTATTAGTACAGAACAAATGCAAAAGCTCACATTAGAACTAAAAGAGAACTTTGATTATGTTTTAATTGATTGCCCAGCAGGAATAGAACAAGGTTTTAAAAATGCGATTGCAGGTGCAGATCGTGCTGTCGTTGTAACAACTCCAGAAATATCAGCAGTAAGGGATGCAGATAGAATTATTGGGTTGCTTGAAGCATCTGAAATAAGGGATCCTCTACTAATTATTAACCGTATTAGAATTGATATGGTTAAGAGAGGAGATATGATGAATATTGATGATATGATTGATATTCTAGCTATTGATTTGCTTGGAGTAATACCTGATGATGAGACGATTGTCATTTCTACTAATAAAGGTGAACCTGTAGTTACAGATTCAAATTCATTAGCTGGACAGGCATATAGAAATATAACTAGAAGAATTACAGGGGAAAATGTTTCTTTTATAAATATGGAAAGTGAAGAGGGATTTATGAGCAAGCTAAAGAAAATATTTGGTTTAGCTAAATAA